One window of Lacerta agilis isolate rLacAgi1 chromosome 14, rLacAgi1.pri, whole genome shotgun sequence genomic DNA carries:
- the LOC117057449 gene encoding olfactory receptor 4M1-like has protein sequence MPPKGANLNKMVVVGSPGADRLNFTQGMEDTTGVAKLRLLKSTHLEGLRNSTQVTEFILTGLSHERGVQLFLFALFLTFYMIVLPSNVLIIITIRGDPHLSSPMYFLLANLAFLDIWYSSITAPKMLVDFFAERKIISFWGCIAQLFFLHFVGASEMFLLTVMAYDRYVAICRPLHYSAMMGRRLCILLVIASWAGGFVHSLIQVVLILRLPFCGPNELDNYFCDITQVLRITCANSFAEEMVMIFSSGLISVVCFVALLVSYIFLLTMLKKNTGTGRSPQL, from the exons ATGCCacccaagggtgccaacttgaataaaatggtggtggtggggagccctG GTGCAGATCGCTTAAACTTCACTCAAGGTATGGAGGACACCACAGGAGTGGCCAAACTTAGGTTGCTGAAGTCTAcccacttggagggtctgaggaaCAGCACCCAAGTGACTGAGTTCATCCTGACCGGACTGTCACATGAACGTGGGGtccagcttttcctctttgccctGTTCCTCACTTTCTACATGATTGTCCTGCCAAGCAATGTGCTGATCATCATCACCATCCGGGGTGACCCTCATCTCAGCTCACCCATGTATTTCCTATTGGCCAACTTGGCATTCCTGGACATCTGGTATTCCTCCATTACTGCCCCCAAGATGCTAGTTGATTTTTTTGCTGAGCGCAAGATCATTTCTTTCTGGGGCTGCATTGCTCAGCTCTTCTTCCTCCACTTTGTGGGTGCCTCTGAGATGTTCCTGCTCACGGTCATGGCTTATGACCGCTACGTTGCCATCTGCCGTCCCTTGCACTACTCCGCTATGATGGGCCGGCGCTTATGCATCCTACTGGTGATAGCCTCTTGGGCTGGGGGCTTTGTCCACTCTCTCATCCAAGTTGTGCTGATCCTCCGCCTTCCATTCTGCGGACCCAATGAATTGGACAATTACTTCTGTGACATCACCCAGGTTCTGAGGATCACCTGTGCCAACTCCTTTGCTGAGGAGATGGTCATGATATTCAGCAGTGGCCTCATCTCTGTGGTCTGCTTTGTGGCCCTCTTGGTTTCCTACATCTTCTTGCTCACCATGCTGAAGAAGAACACTG GAACAGGGAGATCACCACAGCTATGA